The following are encoded in a window of Candidatus Kapaibacterium sp. genomic DNA:
- a CDS encoding DUF2141 domain-containing protein yields the protein MKTKTLILITFVYAIALFADSPKTGTIIVEVEGFGNEKGIVFSHLYSEHLAEYFPTKSSNALHKRIVKVENLRATIVYENIPYGTYALTVHHDEDENKRMNRNFIGYPKEGFGLSNNPTIFLSVPDFDDCKFELRKDTVVVKIKLKFV from the coding sequence ATGAAAACAAAAACATTAATCCTTATAACGTTTGTATATGCAATTGCATTGTTTGCAGATTCTCCAAAGACAGGAACAATCATTGTTGAAGTTGAAGGTTTTGGCAATGAAAAAGGAATTGTATTCTCGCACTTATATTCAGAGCATTTAGCAGAATATTTCCCCACAAAATCTTCAAATGCGTTACATAAACGAATAGTAAAAGTTGAAAATTTGCGTGCCACAATTGTTTATGAAAACATTCCGTATGGCACTTATGCTCTTACTGTTCATCACGACGAAGACGAAAACAAACGTATGAATCGAAACTTTATCGGTTATCCGAAGGAAGGCTTCGGGTTATCTAATAATCCTACAATCTTTTTGAGCGTCCCGGATTTTGACGATTGCAAATTTGAACTGCGTAAAGACACTGTCGTGGTCAAAATCAAATTGAAGTTTGTATGA
- a CDS encoding tetratricopeptide repeat protein, which produces MLNFTESKTNIDSLLTVVESKPKSEQIPYINSLVGNLSTLSANDKDKLYEVLFQKAYESGEKYSIARALSNYGYHLTFTDQYHEAIDTILKAQQIFHQLNRNIEEAFSYSQLALAYQRLSNFEKAIENNLKINTIISKDTILSYLKNINNFQGMEKDSISRIVRIYAIMLTDFGLLHYELKDMPSAREKFDECLTIARLQNDANRIASSLSNLAMVERDEQNLDLATDLYLEALENAVKTGNKSYEASIV; this is translated from the coding sequence ATGTTAAATTTCACAGAATCTAAAACAAACATTGATAGTTTGTTAACAGTTGTTGAATCCAAACCGAAATCCGAACAAATTCCTTATATCAACTCATTAGTTGGCAATCTATCTACATTATCAGCAAACGATAAAGATAAGTTGTACGAAGTATTATTCCAAAAAGCATATGAAAGCGGCGAGAAATACAGCATCGCAAGAGCATTGAGCAACTACGGCTATCATTTGACATTTACTGACCAATACCATGAAGCTATTGATACAATTTTAAAAGCTCAACAAATATTTCATCAATTAAATCGCAACATTGAGGAAGCCTTTTCGTATTCGCAATTAGCTTTAGCATATCAAAGACTTTCGAATTTTGAAAAAGCAATCGAAAACAACCTAAAAATCAACACAATTATCTCCAAAGATACTATTCTAAGCTATTTAAAGAATATAAATAATTTTCAGGGCATGGAAAAAGATTCAATTTCACGAATTGTCCGTATCTATGCAATCATGCTTACAGATTTCGGGCTTCTGCATTACGAACTCAAAGATATGCCATCGGCGCGTGAGAAATTCGATGAGTGTCTGACTATCGCAAGATTGCAAAATGACGCAAATCGAATTGCAAGTTCATTGTCCAATTTAGCTATGGTTGAGCGAGATGAGCAAAATCTCGACTTAGCCACAGATTTATACTTAGAAGCCCTCGAAAATGCAGTAAAAACCGGAAATAAGAGTTATGAAGCAAGTATAGTAAA
- a CDS encoding insulinase family protein: protein MKSINFLRVLFVLFCISAVSLYSQPTQTYELKSAVDSKGYKYEYVTNDPLKVRIYTLNNGLKIYLKQNFDEPRIQTYIAVKAGSTYDPHETTGLAHYLEHMMFKGSHKIGTSDWEKESKYIQELSDLFEKHRNTNDAAEKASIYKLIDSVSQVAAQYAVPSEYDKLISGLGAKGTNAYTSSERTVYINDIPANELERWLMIESERFSSLVLRLFHTELETVYEEFNMYQDRDETRAYNQLSASLFPTHPYGTQTVIGDPEHLKNPSMVNIHNYWNTYYVPNNMAVCMAGDLNFEETVALIDKYFGKSKRSDVPKIEHPKEEPIEHPIRHDVFGPNSEFVTLAFRTGGVNSPDKHVMDMMGQILYNRQAGLIDLNLIQKQQVLTAAAYASQYNDYGMLYFYGEPREGQALESVADLMLGELENIKNGDFDEDLLEAIVNRLKLNRIRSEESNRIAHTFVGVFTSNDDWVEYCKYIDAMSQITKEDVIRYASENFGENYVAVFKRIGKDENIVKVDKPQITAINMNRDSKSEFFTELMKFETPRLSPVFISYKDSIKTIEISNGIKLNHIKNHTNELFSLYYVLDMGSEHDLKFPLAVDYLPYIGTDKYSPEDLSKEFFRLGISMGVSSGKDQLYIYISGLESNFEPGLALLEHILANAKPDQTIYNNYVADILKSRSDAKLEQGNILWGGLMNFGIYGQNNPFTRIISENDLRNINPEELTDIIKGLSSYKHYGYYYGKDLSNAKNLVEKYHKTPKTLKDYPKQVQFAEQDFKKSEVYFVHFDMVQTNILMVSKDRKFDKTTMAESRLFNEYFGSGLSSVVFQELRESRALGYSAFAAYTQPAEAHKPHLVYAYLGTQPDKLSIATDAFLDLLNEMPKAEKQFELSKTGMMKKIESERITKSSIFWNYRSNKKLGFEHDTRKDVYDRINGISISDLDKFFNSRIKGKKFTYLLIGNRDKIDFDLLKQFGEVKELTLEEIFNY, encoded by the coding sequence ATGAAATCCATTAATTTTTTAAGAGTACTATTTGTACTATTTTGCATTTCGGCTGTTTCTCTTTATTCTCAACCCACTCAAACATATGAGTTAAAATCAGCAGTTGATTCAAAAGGCTACAAGTACGAATACGTCACAAACGACCCTTTGAAAGTAAGAATATATACGCTGAACAACGGTTTGAAGATTTACTTGAAGCAAAATTTTGACGAACCACGCATTCAGACTTATATTGCAGTCAAAGCCGGCTCAACTTATGACCCGCATGAAACAACAGGGTTGGCGCATTATCTGGAACACATGATGTTCAAAGGTTCGCATAAAATCGGGACTAGCGATTGGGAAAAAGAAAGTAAATATATTCAAGAACTCTCCGACCTGTTTGAAAAACATCGCAACACAAACGATGCTGCCGAGAAAGCAAGTATTTACAAGCTAATTGATAGTGTATCGCAAGTCGCAGCCCAATATGCAGTACCGAGTGAATATGACAAACTAATCAGCGGTCTGGGCGCAAAGGGTACAAATGCCTACACAAGCAGTGAAAGAACTGTTTATATCAATGATATTCCGGCAAATGAGTTGGAACGTTGGTTGATGATTGAAAGCGAAAGATTCAGCAGCTTAGTGCTTCGACTTTTCCATACAGAATTAGAAACCGTTTACGAAGAATTCAATATGTACCAAGACCGTGACGAAACGCGCGCTTACAATCAATTGAGTGCGAGTTTGTTCCCAACTCACCCTTATGGTACACAAACCGTCATTGGCGACCCCGAACATCTCAAAAACCCGTCAATGGTCAATATTCATAACTATTGGAATACTTACTATGTGCCGAATAATATGGCTGTTTGTATGGCTGGGGATTTGAATTTCGAAGAAACTGTGGCTTTGATTGATAAATATTTCGGCAAAAGCAAACGCAGTGACGTTCCGAAAATTGAGCATCCGAAAGAAGAGCCGATTGAGCACCCGATTCGTCATGATGTTTTCGGTCCAAACAGCGAATTTGTTACACTTGCTTTCAGAACCGGTGGCGTCAATAGCCCGGACAAACATGTTATGGACATGATGGGACAAATTTTGTACAACAGGCAAGCAGGGTTGATAGACTTAAACCTAATTCAAAAGCAACAAGTGCTGACTGCGGCGGCATATGCCTCACAATATAATGATTATGGAATGTTGTATTTTTATGGCGAACCACGCGAAGGGCAAGCACTTGAAAGTGTCGCTGATTTGATGCTTGGCGAACTTGAAAATATAAAAAATGGTGACTTCGATGAAGATTTGCTCGAAGCGATTGTCAATAGATTGAAATTAAACCGAATCAGAAGCGAGGAATCTAATCGTATTGCTCATACTTTCGTTGGTGTTTTCACTTCAAATGACGATTGGGTCGAGTATTGCAAATATATTGACGCAATGTCGCAAATTACAAAAGAGGATGTTATAAGATACGCTTCTGAAAATTTTGGCGAAAACTACGTAGCAGTATTTAAACGAATAGGTAAAGATGAAAACATTGTCAAGGTTGACAAACCTCAGATAACTGCTATCAATATGAATCGTGACAGCAAATCAGAATTTTTCACCGAATTAATGAAATTTGAAACACCGCGACTATCGCCGGTATTCATCAGTTACAAAGATTCGATTAAAACGATTGAAATTTCGAACGGCATTAAGTTAAATCATATCAAAAACCATACAAACGAGCTTTTCTCATTGTATTATGTGCTCGATATGGGGTCGGAGCATGATTTGAAATTCCCTCTTGCTGTAGATTATCTACCATATATTGGCACCGACAAATACTCTCCAGAAGATTTAAGCAAAGAATTTTTCCGCCTTGGTATCAGCATGGGAGTTTCCTCCGGCAAAGACCAGCTCTACATTTATATCTCAGGACTTGAAAGCAACTTTGAACCGGGACTTGCTCTTTTAGAGCATATTTTGGCTAATGCCAAGCCCGACCAAACGATTTATAATAACTATGTCGCAGATATTTTGAAATCCAGAAGCGACGCAAAGCTCGAACAAGGCAATATTTTGTGGGGCGGATTGATGAATTTCGGGATTTACGGTCAAAACAATCCTTTCACACGTATAATCTCTGAAAATGACTTAAGAAACATCAACCCTGAGGAATTGACCGATATTATTAAAGGACTGAGTTCATACAAGCATTACGGCTATTATTATGGCAAGGACTTGTCCAATGCAAAGAATTTGGTCGAAAAATATCACAAAACCCCCAAAACTTTGAAAGATTACCCCAAACAGGTTCAATTTGCCGAGCAAGACTTCAAAAAAAGCGAAGTCTATTTTGTGCATTTCGATATGGTCCAAACAAACATTTTAATGGTATCTAAAGACCGTAAATTTGACAAAACAACAATGGCTGAATCGAGACTTTTCAATGAATATTTCGGTAGCGGATTGTCATCAGTCGTATTCCAAGAACTACGCGAATCACGTGCATTGGGATATTCGGCATTTGCGGCTTACACTCAACCTGCCGAAGCTCACAAGCCACACTTAGTTTATGCATATTTGGGCACTCAACCGGACAAATTAAGCATCGCTACTGATGCTTTCCTTGATTTGCTTAATGAAATGCCCAAAGCGGAAAAGCAATTCGAACTTTCGAAAACAGGCATGATGAAGAAAATCGAATCCGAAAGAATCACAAAATCAAGCATATTTTGGAATTACAGAAGCAACAAAAAGCTCGGTTTTGAGCACGACACCCGTAAGGACGTTTACGACAGAATCAACGGTATTTCAATAAGTGACCTTGATAAATTCTTCAATTCACGTATCAAAGGCAAGAAATTCACTTACCTTTTAATCGGCAATCGCGACAAAATTGATTTTGATTTGCTCAAACAATTTGGCGAAGTTAAAGAACTAACTTTAGAAGAAATTTTCAATTATTAG
- a CDS encoding NAD(P)/FAD-dependent oxidoreductase: protein MNNINNKRVVIIGAGFGGLQVAKSLNKKNIDVTLIDRNNHHLFQPLLYQVASSALSPGEIAAPIRSIFRYSPNIKVIMNEAVSIDTYTQTVKLNEGAVSYDYLVLAPGSRHSYFGNNQWEKFAPGLKEITDALKIRENLIESFERAEMSTSRHDKQKNLTFVIVGGGPTGVEMAGAIVEIARRTLLPDYPLIAEEEIKVILVDASSQLLGAYPDALSDYTKVALEKMGVEVRLNTRVNDISENIVNTNNGTIEAVNVIWAAGNEASPLIKCLDTPMNKMGSAIVDKYMNIPGNENVFVIGDAAFCTDEHGKEVPGIAPAAIQQAKFVADVILHGKSKHFKYRDKGMMATIGKAKAVSVIGKFHSKGMIAWLLWSFIHIFFLIDFRNRLFVMSEWIWFYLSNNSGARLIVNGKRKSKENLSNRKVEC, encoded by the coding sequence GTGAATAATATAAATAATAAAAGAGTTGTAATAATAGGTGCCGGATTTGGTGGATTGCAAGTAGCAAAGTCTTTGAATAAAAAGAATATTGATGTCACTCTGATTGACCGCAATAATCACCATTTGTTTCAGCCATTACTATATCAGGTCGCAAGTTCTGCACTTTCACCGGGTGAAATTGCGGCGCCTATCCGTTCGATTTTCAGATATTCACCAAACATCAAAGTAATCATGAACGAGGCTGTTTCGATTGATACCTACACACAAACAGTCAAACTTAATGAAGGTGCTGTCAGTTATGACTATCTCGTTTTGGCGCCCGGCTCACGTCATTCATATTTCGGTAATAATCAATGGGAGAAATTCGCTCCCGGTTTGAAAGAAATCACAGACGCGTTGAAGATACGTGAGAATCTGATTGAGTCATTTGAAAGAGCTGAGATGAGCACTTCGCGTCACGACAAGCAAAAAAATCTAACATTTGTTATAGTTGGAGGTGGTCCCACAGGCGTAGAAATGGCGGGTGCCATTGTCGAAATTGCTCGGAGAACTCTATTACCGGATTACCCATTGATTGCAGAAGAAGAAATAAAGGTAATACTTGTCGATGCTTCATCACAATTGTTGGGTGCCTATCCTGATGCACTTTCTGATTATACGAAAGTTGCACTCGAAAAGATGGGTGTCGAAGTCAGATTGAATACACGCGTAAACGATATTTCCGAAAATATTGTGAATACAAATAATGGCACAATCGAAGCTGTAAATGTGATATGGGCAGCAGGTAACGAAGCCTCGCCGCTAATAAAATGTTTGGATACCCCAATGAACAAGATGGGTAGTGCAATAGTAGATAAGTATATGAATATTCCCGGAAACGAGAACGTTTTCGTGATTGGAGATGCGGCTTTTTGTACTGATGAGCATGGCAAAGAAGTCCCGGGAATTGCCCCTGCTGCAATTCAACAAGCCAAATTTGTCGCCGATGTCATTTTACATGGCAAATCGAAGCATTTCAAATACCGTGATAAGGGCATGATGGCAACAATCGGGAAAGCAAAAGCAGTATCGGTCATTGGTAAATTTCATTCAAAAGGCATGATCGCGTGGTTGCTTTGGTCATTTATACATATCTTCTTTTTGATTGACTTCCGAAATCGTTTGTTTGTGATGTCGGAATGGATTTGGTTTTACTTGAGCAATAATTCGGGTGCAAGATTGATTGTGAACGGCAAAAGAAAAAGTAAGGAGAATCTTTCAAATAGAAAGGTTGAATGTTGA